One part of the Nyctibius grandis isolate bNycGra1 chromosome 33, bNycGra1.pri, whole genome shotgun sequence genome encodes these proteins:
- the SLC20A1 gene encoding sodium-dependent phosphate transporter 1, whose product MDPTAPPAIMASSLSMLVLGFVIAFVLAFSVGANDVANSFGTAVGSGVVTLRQACILASIFETVGSVLLGAKVSETIRKGLIDVEMYNSTQQLLMAGSISAMFGSAVWQLVASFLKLPISGTHCIVGATIGFSLVAKGQEGVKWSELLKIVLSWFISPLLSGIMSAILFFLVQRFILHKADPVPNGLRALPVFYACTVGINLFSIMYTGAPLLDFDKLPLWGILLISAGSAVVCALVVWFFVCPRMKKKIDREIKSSPSESPLMEKNVSPKEDHEEPKVPLGDAKGPVADVGSVVPHWAAVEERMVSFNLGDLEEVPEQERLPNLDLKGTGINSGAVQLPNGNLVQFNQAVGHQLSSSGQYQYHTVHKDSGLYKELLHKLHLAKMGDCMGDSGDKPLRRNNSYTSYTMAICGMPLDSLRAREGVEVEKLTWPVVDTKKRVRMDSYTSYCNAVADAHPAADVDLNTAQVEVGMGDCKGSRSSLEEWRDEDKPEVSLLFQFLQILTACFGSFAHGGNDVSNAIGPLVALYLIYQTGNVAAKVPTPIWLLLYGGVGICIGLWVWGRRVIQTMGKDLTPITPSSGFSIELASALTVVIASNVGLPISTTHCKVGSVVSVGWLRSRKAVDWRLFRNIFVAWFVTVPISGLISAAIMALFKFAILTV is encoded by the exons ATGgaccccaccgccccccccgccaTCATGGCCTCCTCCCTCTCGATGTTGGTCCTCGGCTTCGTCATCGCCTTCGTCCTCGCCTTCTCCGTGGGCGCCAACGACGTGGCCAACTCCTTCGGCACGGCGGTGGGCTCGGGGGTGGTGACCCTGCGCCAAGCCTGCATCCTGGCCAGCATCTTCGAGACGGTGGGTTCCGTCCTCCTGGGAGCCAAAGTCAGTGAGACCATCCGCAAGGGGCTCATCGACGTGGAGATGTACAACTCCACGCAGCAGCTGCTGATGGCCGGCTCGATCAGCGCCATGTTCG gaTCTGCTGTGTGGCAGCTGGTGGCTTCGTTCTTGAAGCTCCCCATTTCTGGTACCCACTGCATCGTCGGAGCAACCATCGGCTTTTCATTGGTGGCCAAAGGGCAAGAAGGTGTCAAGTGGTCCGAGCTGCTAAAGATTG TGTTGTCCTGGTTCATCTCACCCCTCCTTTCTGGTATCATGTCTGCtatcctcttcttccttgtccAGAGGTTCATCCTCCATAAG GCGGATCCCGTGCCCAACGGCTTGCGAGCTTTGCCCGTCTTCTACGCCTGCACCGTGGGCATCAACCTCTTCTCAATCATGTACACCGGCGCCCCCC TGCTGGACTTTGACAAACTTCCCCTGTGGGGTATCCTCCTCATTTCGGCGGGGAGTGCTGTCGTCTGCGCTCTCGTCGTCTGGTTCTTTGTGTGTCCgagaatgaagaagaaaatcgACC GAGAGATCAAATCCAGTCCTTCTGAAAGCCCCTTGATGGAGAAGAACGTCAGCCCCAAGGAGGACCATGAGGAGCCCAAGGTGCCCCTGGGCGATGCCAAGGGCCCTGTTGCTGATGTGGGGTCAGTTGTGCCCCATTGGGCAGCGGTGGAGGAGAGGATGGTCTCCTTCAACCTGGGGGACCTGGAAGAGGTCCCGGAGCAGGAGAGACTCCCCAACCTTGACCTGAAGGGAACCGGCATCAACAGCG GAGCCGTGCAGTTGCCCAATGGCAACCTGGTCCAGTTCAACCAGGCCGTGGGCCACCAGCTGAGCTCCAGTGGGCAGTACCAGTACCACACCGTGCACAAGGACTCCGGCCTCTACAAGGAGCTGCTGCATAAACTCCACTTGGCCAAGATGGGGGACTGCATGGGGGACTCGGGGGACAAACCCCTGCGGCGCAACAACAGCTACACCTCCTACACCATGGCCATCTGCGGCATGCCCCTGGACTCCCTCCGCGCCAGGGAAGGGGTGGAGGTGGAGAAGCTGACCTGGCCCGTGGTGGACACCAAGAAGAGGGTCCGCATGGACAGTTACACCAGCTACTGCAACGCGGTGGCGGACGCCCACCCGGCTGCCGATGTGGATCTGAACACGGCGCAGGTGGAGGTGGGCATGGGCGattgcaaaggcagcaggagctcCCTGGAAGAGTGGCGTGACGAGGACAAGCCCGAGGTGTCCCTCCTTTTCCAGTTCCTGCAGATCCTCACCGCTTGCTTCGGCTCCTTCGCTCACGGTGGCAACGACGTCAG caATGCCATCGGGCCCCTGGTCGCGCTCTACTTGATCTATCAGACGGGCAATGTGGCTGCCAAGGTGCCAACTCCCATCTGGCTGCTGCTCTACGGAGGTGTGGGGATTTGCATCGGCTTGTGGGTCTGGGGAAGGAGAGTCATCCAGACGATGGGGAAGGACCTGACTCCCATCACGCCATCGAG CGGCTTCAGCATCGAGCTGGCGTCCGCCCTCACGGTGGTGATCGCCTCCAACGTCGGCCTCCCCATCAGCACGACCCACTGCAAG